A genomic region of Gossypium hirsutum isolate 1008001.06 chromosome D01, Gossypium_hirsutum_v2.1, whole genome shotgun sequence contains the following coding sequences:
- the LOC107917770 gene encoding dynein light chain 2, cytoplasmic has translation MLEGKAVVGETDMLQTMQQVALDVAAKALDFFDVTEATEIARFIKKEFDRAYGSGWQCIVGTDFGSFVTHCSGCFIYFCIGSLAILLFRGSAATEPDPHHFSALETLKA, from the exons ATGCTGGAAGGCAAGGCAGTCGTCGGAGAAACCGatatgcttcaaaccatgcagcAGGTTGCTCTGGATGTAGCTGCTAAAGCCCTCGATTTCTTCGATGTCACCGAGGCTACTGAGATCGCACGCTTCATAAAGAAG GAATTTGATAGAGCATATGGAAGTGGATGGCAATGCATTGTGGGAACTGATTTTGGATCATTTGTGACACACTGCTCTGGTTGCTTCATATATTTTTGCATTGGCAGCCTTGCTATTTTGCTTTTCAGGGGCTCTGCTGCCACTGAACCTGACCCACACCACTTTTCTGCTTTAGAGACACTCAAAGCTTAG